A stretch of Gammaproteobacteria bacterium DNA encodes these proteins:
- the tuf gene encoding elongation factor Tu (EF-Tu; promotes GTP-dependent binding of aminoacyl-tRNA to the A-site of ribosomes during protein biosynthesis; when the tRNA anticodon matches the mRNA codon, GTP hydrolysis results; the inactive EF-Tu-GDP leaves the ribosome and release of GDP is promoted by elongation factor Ts; many prokaryotes have two copies of the gene encoding EF-Tu): DLPKGVEMVMPGDNIKMVVSLISPIAMEDGLRFAIREGGRTVGAGVVAKILE; encoded by the coding sequence GGACCTGCCGAAGGGCGTGGAGATGGTGATGCCTGGCGACAACATCAAGATGGTGGTGTCGCTCATCAGCCCGATCGCCATGGAGGACGGACTGCGCTTTGCCATCCGCGAGGGCGGCCGCACCGTCGGCGCCGGCGTGGTCGCGAAAATCCTTGAGTAA